In Drosophila innubila isolate TH190305 chromosome 2R unlocalized genomic scaffold, UK_Dinn_1.0 1_C_2R, whole genome shotgun sequence, the following are encoded in one genomic region:
- the LOC117784641 gene encoding lambda-crystallin homolog — translation MSGQKIGIVGSGLIGRAWAMLFAAAGYRVQLYDILETQVATALVEVQKELQSLEAKGTLRGKLSAKAQFELISGTNELKQLVESATHIQECVPEQLELKRGLYAQLDELLEPQTIVASSTSTFMPSLYSEGLKRRSQMLVAHPLNPPYFIPLVELVPAPWTSKESVERTRQLMLSLGQRPVVLQREIQGFATNRIQYAILNEVWRLVAGGIISVADADRVLSDGLGMRYALMGSLETAHLNAPGGVSDYIQRFGGEIATVSASYGATPDMCGEGETLAEIARQCEELVPLEALPQRRATRDEFLTRLSTLKRQFP, via the exons ATGAGTGGTCAGAAGATCGGCATCGTGGGCAGTGGCCTCATTGGGCGTGCCTGGGCAATGTTATTTGCCGCAGCCGGCTATAGAGTGCAACTTTATGACATACTGGAGACACAAGTCGCCACAGCACTCGTTGAAGTACAGAAAGAGTTGCAAAGTCTGGAGGCAAAGGGCACACTGCGTGGCAAGTTGTCAGCTAAAGCACAATTCGAGCTGATCAGTGGCACAAATGAATTGAAGCAGCTGGTGGAGAgtgccacacacatacaggaGTGTGTACCAGAGCAGTTGGAACTGAAACGTGGCCTCTATGCCCAGCTGGATGAGCTGCTGGAGCCGCAGACCATCGTAGCCAGCTCGACGAGCACCTTTATGCCTTCCCTCTACAGCGAGGGACTGAAACGTCGCTCTCAG ATGCTTGTGGCACATCCTCTCAACCCGCCGTACTTCATACCGCTGGTGGAGCTGGTTCCAGCTCCTTGGACCTCCAAGGAATCTGTGGAGCGCACTCGTCAGCTGATGCTGAGCTTGGGGCAACGTCCGGTGGTGTTGCAACGTGAGATTCAGGGCTTTGCCACAAATCGCATACAGTATGCGATACTCAACGAGGTGTGGCGTCTGGTGGCAGGTGGCATCATCAGTGTGGCGGATGCGGATCGAGTGCTCAGTGATGGCCTGGGCATGCGCTATGCCCTGATGGGATCCCTGGAGACGGCACACTTGAATGCACCCGGCGGCGTGTCGGATTACATTCAACGCTTTGGCGGCGAGATCGCCACAGTGAGCGCCAGCTATGGTGCCACACCGGATATGTGCGGCGAGGGCGAGACGCTGGCAGAGATTGCGCGTCAGTGCGAGGAGCTTGTGCCACTGGAGGCATTGCCACAGCGGCGTGCCACACGCGACGAGTTCCTAACTCGCCTATCGACGCTTAAGCGTCAGTTTCCATAA